CCATTGTTTATCCAAATGTACCTCATTGTGCATGCATATGACATCTTTGGAAGAAAATATGTTCAAGCTTCAAAAGGAGTAAAAATACACTAAGTGATATATTTTACTCAATGGCAAAAGCATACAGAAAGGaagatttttataaattaatggcTAAGGTGGTGAAAGTTGATCATAGGATGAAAGATTACCTTAAAGATGCTGGTTATGAGAAGTGGTCAAGAGTTCATTCAATCATAAATAAAGGTAGAATGATGACTTCGAACATCCCTGAGTGCATCAATGAATGACTTGTCGATGCACGTACGTTAACTATAATAGACTTCTTGGAGGAAGCTAGACTTCTATTTGGTAGTTGGAActataaaaatagagaaatagcGTCATATACAAAGGACACATTGGGCCGAAGATTTGAGGAGATATTGATTATAAACGCATCTAAAAGTTCAAAGATGAAGGTATTTGTCAATTTCCctaaatttctattttatgtaTCAGAAACAAACTGATTTTCAATGATAAATGTTgttttgaaaatgatatataaattgtatattatgTAATATATCACTAACTTCTTATATATTTAGGTTGTTCCATCATCTGAATATATTTTCTCAGTTCATGAAGTCGGAATAAGATACATTGTATGCCTTGAGAGGAAAACTTGCACACATGGAAGGTTTCAACATGATGAGATACCTTGCGCACACGCAAATGCAGTTTTGAAGCACAAGAATGTGACAAATTTGCACCCATATTGCTCTGATTACTACAAGTCTTATGCATTAGAAAAGACGTATGAGGTTGCAATGGTTTCAATGCCATATAAGAAGGATTGGAACGTTCCAGCCTATGTTTTAGATGAAATTGTCAGGCCACCTAGGTATAGAAGGTTTGTTGGACGACCAAGAAAGCGAAGAAAGAAAAATGCGGATGAGAAAATAACGGTGAACAATAATTCTTATGGGCAATGTGGAAAAGAAAGACATAACAGAGAACTTGTACTTTCTTCCCGAAAGAGAATTGAAATAATGTTTTAAAGTAGGACATTAGTGTTCATGGtatttatatctatttttttctttagaatttgGACTAAATAAAGTGTATTGGTTACACAACTTAATTTGATGTTCAAATATATTCCTTTGCTGGTAATTTTGTGCCAAACTTAAACTccaaatttgataaataaatctaTGCATATACTGTGAACAATATTTATTGTGTAAATGAATAAAACATTGATTCAATACCATAATGATGATTTAAGTAAATTCAAGTGTCCTAAAACTTGACTTGTTCAAgtgtttattatgtatttcttgtATACTACCTTATGagttataattttgatatattatattcaacagTGGTGCGGTTGAATATAATAGTAATTTGTGATTagtttgtttatgtatatgatgtatcatatacattcatataattCAAGTGCCTAATATATAACTgcaatttgtatatgtatacattAGAACTTATGTATCATAAACATCATTTTGTAAGTGAACgtttaaaaatacttaaactCAAACATTAATGTATCATACACATTAGAACTTAAGTATCATATACgtcattttgtaaattaactttcaaaaatACTTAAACTCAAACAATAATAATTGTGTGCCTTACGTTATAAAGCAATTACTGTGTCTAAAATAATACCTTGAAAACACATAATGTTAATAACTAACAAACTATTGTAATACAAATAAGCTTTTAGataaacacaaaatataatTGTCTTCAACACGAAACAACATAAaaacttgttcatgttgttccTACTAATTACTAATCTATGTTAATGATATCATCTTCAGTTGGTGTTGTGAATTGACCCTTAGGCTTTGGTGGATTGTCATTCTCACTTATGTATCCACCATTGACCTTGTCGCTGTCGTATCTCCATAACAATGCTGCATATGTATTGCGTAGATAATTTGCAAGATGACCATCGGTATCAGGTGGTATAACAAGTTGGTCACTCAAAAACTCTGCAAATGTAGCTACGTACAACCCACAGTCCCtacaaaaaatacataatataaatttgtaaaataacTTATACATATATTGTAGACAAGAATTTAAATACTTACAGGCTATCGTCTTCTTGTTGCATGATACCTTCAGCGTATTCAATGTTGAAAGGAATATGTGACTCTAAAAGTACACTCGTTTGCTTGTCCTTGTATGCATCAAGAACTGACCAGTTTGTCCGCTCAGTGTTTTCAAAGAAATCACTGTCAATAAGGTAAGAAGGTAGCATCCTTGACAACTTTTTATCTCCT
This DNA window, taken from Solanum lycopersicum chromosome 5, SLM_r2.1, encodes the following:
- the LOC138348956 gene encoding uncharacterized protein, which codes for MAKVVKVDHRMKDYLKDAGYEKWSRVVPSSEYIFSVHEVGIRYIVCLERKTCTHGRFQHDEIPCAHANAVLKHKNVTNLHPYCSDYYKSYALEKTYEVAMVSMPYKKDWNVPAYVLDEIVRPPRYRRFVGRPRKRRKKNADEKITVNNNSYGQCGKERHNRELVLSSRKRIEIMF